One Agrococcus jenensis genomic region harbors:
- a CDS encoding DUF2461 domain-containing protein, with the protein MAFDGFGDDAFAFYRELEANNEKPWWLANKHRYDEAVRAPFEALAEELEPVASTVKIYRPYRDVRFANDKTPYKTRQGLFAQRASGIGWFLNLDATGVSLGGGFFGDATLTKAYRAAVEAVAPGTELEGIVAELERAGYEPGGEAVKTAPRGVDPQHPRIELLRYKWLTARRHVEPADAGPALLDALFDTVEDLQPLVAWAAKHVAPKR; encoded by the coding sequence ATGGCATTCGACGGATTCGGTGACGATGCGTTCGCGTTCTACCGCGAGCTGGAGGCGAACAACGAGAAGCCCTGGTGGCTCGCCAACAAGCACCGCTACGACGAGGCCGTGCGCGCGCCGTTCGAGGCGCTCGCCGAGGAGCTCGAGCCGGTCGCGAGCACCGTGAAGATCTACCGTCCCTACCGGGATGTGCGCTTCGCGAACGACAAGACGCCGTACAAGACGCGGCAGGGGCTCTTCGCGCAGCGCGCGTCCGGCATCGGCTGGTTCCTCAACCTCGACGCGACCGGTGTCTCGCTCGGCGGCGGCTTCTTCGGCGACGCGACGCTCACGAAGGCCTACCGCGCCGCCGTGGAGGCGGTCGCGCCGGGCACCGAGCTCGAGGGCATCGTCGCCGAGCTCGAGCGCGCGGGCTACGAGCCGGGTGGGGAGGCGGTGAAGACGGCGCCTCGCGGTGTCGACCCGCAGCATCCGCGCATCGAGCTGCTGCGCTACAAGTGGCTCACCGCGCGCCGGCACGTCGAGCCGGCGGATGCCGGACCGGCGCTGCTCGACGCGCTCTTCGACACGGTGGAGGATCTGCAGCCGCTCGTCGCGTGGGCGGCGAAGCACGTGGCGCCGAAGCGGTGA